From the genome of bacterium, one region includes:
- a CDS encoding WYL domain-containing protein: MDRTERFYRIERLLQARRAVPASVLLDDLGVSLATFKRDVQYMRDRLNAPIIWDREAGGYRLAVPEYGPVYELPGLWFSTSELYALVAAHECFAAIDAGVLAAHIGPLKNRIRKILEVSGHSSSDIIQRVRFLPMTKREVEPKFFATIAGALFKRRRIQVEAYSRVRDEVITRIVSPQRLAYYRDNWFLDTWCHLREGLRSFSVDTIRSAIVVDGTALDISEENLDAHFASSYGIFAGEIKNWAILRFSPMRARWVEYEQWHPEQTCEHLDDGGCRLSLPYSDEREILMDILRHGAEVVVEAPESLRELVAAELGKAGDLYRSREERFL; encoded by the coding sequence ATGGACAGGACCGAACGGTTCTACAGGATTGAAAGGCTGCTGCAGGCCAGGCGGGCCGTCCCGGCGAGCGTGTTGCTTGATGATCTCGGGGTGTCGCTGGCTACCTTCAAGCGTGACGTCCAGTACATGCGCGACCGTCTCAACGCCCCCATCATCTGGGACCGGGAGGCCGGCGGCTACCGTTTGGCTGTACCGGAATACGGCCCAGTGTACGAACTCCCGGGGCTCTGGTTCTCTACCTCCGAATTGTATGCCCTGGTCGCCGCCCACGAATGTTTTGCCGCAATCGATGCTGGTGTTTTGGCTGCACACATTGGACCCTTGAAAAACCGCATCAGGAAGATCCTGGAGGTTTCCGGTCACTCTTCCTCAGATATTATCCAGCGGGTGCGGTTCCTTCCCATGACGAAGCGGGAGGTAGAGCCGAAGTTCTTCGCCACTATCGCCGGTGCCCTTTTCAAGCGTCGCAGGATACAGGTTGAGGCATACAGCCGAGTAAGGGACGAGGTGATCACACGCATCGTCTCGCCCCAGCGCCTCGCCTATTACCGGGACAACTGGTTCCTGGACACATGGTGTCACTTGCGTGAAGGGTTGCGAAGCTTCTCTGTAGATACCATCCGCAGCGCTATTGTGGTTGACGGTACTGCCCTGGATATTTCAGAAGAAAATCTGGACGCTCATTTCGCCTCCTCTTATGGAATCTTTGCAGGTGAGATTAAAAACTGGGCCATACTCCGGTTCTCCCCGATGCGCGCCCGGTGGGTCGAGTACGAGCAGTGGCACCCGGAGCAGACCTGCGAACATCTGGACGACGGCGGGTGCCGCCTGAGCTTGCCCTACTCCGATGAGCGCGAGATCCTCATGGACATCCTCAGGCACGGCGCTGAAGTCGTCGTCGAGGCACCCGAATCGCTGCGGGAGCTTGTGGCGGCCGAGTTAGGAAAGGCGGGAGATCTCTACCGGTCGCGAGAGGAACGGTTCCTGTAA